Sequence from the Pirellulales bacterium genome:
TGGGGCTACGCCATTTGGGAGAACATTCAAAAAGCGCTCGATCGCATGTTCAAAGAGACCGGGCATCAGAACGCTTACTTCCCGCTGTTCATTCCGCTCAGCTTTTTGGAAAAAGAAGCGGCCCACGTCGAAGGCTTCGCCAAAGAGTGCGCCGTCGTGACGCATCACCGTTTGGAAGTCGGACCCAAAGGCGGGTTGGTGCCGACCGCGCCGCTGGAAGAGCCGCTCGTCGTCCGCCCCACTAGCGAAACCATCATCGGCGCCATGTACGCCAAGTGGGTGCAATCGTACCGCGATTTGCCGATTCTCATCAATCAATGGGCCAACGTCGTCCGCTGGGAAATGCGCACCCGGCTGTTTTTGCGCACGGCGGAATTTTTGTGGCAAGAAGGACACACCGCCCATGCCACGCAGCAGGAAGCGGTGGAAGAAACGCTGAAAATGCTCGACGTGTATGCCACCTTCGCCCAGGATTACATGGCCATGCCGGTGATCCGGGGCGAAAAAACCGCCGGCGAGCGCTTTCCCGGTGCCGTCAACACGTACGCCATTGAAGCGATGATGCAAGACCGCAAAGCACTGCAGGCGGGCACGTCGCACTTCCTAGGACAAAACTTTTCCAAAGCACAGGAGATTAAATTCTTATCCAGCGAAGGACGCGAAGAATTCTGCTGGACCACGTCTTGGGGCGTCAGCACGCGGCTCATCGGCGGATTGATTATGACCCACGCCGACGACGACGGCCTGATTTTGCCGCCGCGATTGGCTCCGGCGCACGCGGTCATCATGCCCATCTTCAGGAGCGACGAAGAAAAAACCGCCGTCATAAATTTCTGCCGCAAGCTGGAATCCGAGCTCAAAGCGCAAACCTACGACGGCGAGCCGGTCCGCGTCATCATGGACGCCCGCGATTTGCGCGGCGGCGAGAAAGCCTGGCAACATATTAAGCGCGGCGTGCCGCTGCGGTTGGAAATCGGTCCCCGCGACGTCGCCGGCGACGCCGTGTTTTTGGCCCGCCGCGACAAGCCGGGCGAAAAAGGAGGCGTGCCCCGCGCAGAGTTTGTTGCCAACGTCGGCAAGACGCTCACCGAAATGCAAACGAATTTATTTCAGCGTGCGCTCCAATACCGCGAAGTCAACACGCGGAAAATCGACCACCTCGACGAATTCAAAGCTTGGTTCACGCCCAAAAATGCCGAGCAGCCGGAAATCCACGGCGGCTTTGCCCTGTGCCATGTGTGCGAAAGCGCGGAGGTGGAAAAAACCCTGGCCGATCTCAAAGTCAGCATCCGCTGCCTACCGGTTGCAGGCGCGCTGGCCGGTTGCGAACCCGAGCCGGGCAAATGCATTTTCACCGGCCAGCCCAGTTCGCGCCGTGCCGTGTTGGCCAAGGCATATTGATTGAGTGTAATCTCAATAGCATGGGATCACCTGTCGAACCTGCGCCGGTGCTGTTAATTCTCGCCGCTTTTAGCCGGCATGAGCAGGCGCTGGTGTGGGCGCGGGAAACGGCGGAATCGCACTGGGGGTCCGTCGCGCTAACCAGTCCGGCCTTTGAATTCAACGAGACCGACTATTACACCGCCTCGATGGGCCCGGCCCTCAAAAAACAATTTTTCGCCTTTGAAAAAATGATCAATCCCGAGCGGCTCATCGATTTCAAACTGCAATCCAACACCTGGGAAGCCGAATATGCCGGCCTAAAAAAGCACCCTGAGCCGCGGCCGCTCAATCTCGATCCCGGCTACATCACGCTGGCCAAGTTGGTGCTGGCCTCGACGAAGGATCACAGCCATCGCCTGTACTTGGGCCGCGGCATTTACGCCGAAATCACCCTCTCCTTCCGCGGCGGCGGCTGGCAAGCGAGCGAGTGGACCTATCCCGATTACCGCCGCCCCGATTTCCAACAATTCTTCGACGACTGCCGGGGGTATTTCAAGCAGCAGTTGCACCGCCAATAATAACGGTTTGGGGCCGCTCAAAACCGGCCCTCTACGGCCGCCGTAGGAACATCCATCATTACATCGCAGTGGTTATAATAAAGGTTCGTCCAAATATCATCTTTCATCTCGGCCACACTCATCCTCACATTTTTCTGATCCCCTATGCGTCATTGGTTTCTCATCATCCTGGCGGTTGTGTTGGGCCTCGCCTTTGGCTTGGGCTTAACCGTCATGGAATTAGGGGCCTCGTTCACCAGCACCGTCGATGCCTCTCTGGCGCAGCAAAACAGCCCGGTTTCTCCCGACGCCCCTCACGTGGTGGCGGACGAGGAAGAATACAAATTCGGCAGCATGGAGCGCGAAAGCCTCAAGACGCACGTCTTCACGATCCGCAACGAAGGCCATTCGCCTCTGTCGCTCCACAAAGGCGCCTCCACCTGCCGTTGCACCAAGTTCGAGCTGGCCGGCGAAACCGTAAAACCCGGCGAATCGACCACGGTGACCATTGAATGGAAAGCCAGAGACGTCCAGCCGGGACCGTTCCGCCAAAGCGCCACCATCGAAACCAACGATCCCGCCCGCCCCGAGCTAACCTTTACCATCTCAGGCGACGTCACCAATTCCTATCGGATGACTCCCACCAGCCTGGCCTTCAGTTCCATTTCCGCCGGCGAGCCGCAAACGGCGGAAGTCCATATTTTTTCCTATCGGCCCGGTCAACTGGAAGTGGTCGGACACGAATTCACCGAAACGTCCACGGCCGATAAGTTCGAATTCCAGGCCGTGCCCATGCCCGCCAGCGTCCTCCATGACGAAAAAGATGCCCAAAGCGGCGTCGTCTTGCACATCACCGTAAAACCTGGCTTGCCTTTGGGAGCGTTTCGGCAGAAAATCCAAATCCGTTTGAACCTGGCCGAAGACCCCATCGAATTGCCCATCGAAGGAAACACCATCAGCGATGTGGTCATCGCCGGTCGTGGTTGGGACGACGATCATAGTTTGCTGACACTGGGCACGGTAAGTGGCCGAGAAGGAATTAAAACCGAACTGTTTATCGTGGCTCACGGCACGCATCGCAAAGATTTGCATCCCACCATCAAGCAGGTGACCCCCGACGATTTGAAAGTTACCCTGGGCGAGCCGCTGGGCGGCACGGGCGACACCCCCATGCGCTTGCCGGTGATGCTGGAAATTCCACCCGGCTCTCGGCCGGCGCTCCATTTGGGCGGTGAAGAAGGAAAGCTCGGCGAAGTGTTAATCGGAACCGATCTGCCGGAAGCGAAAACCATTCGCATCTTGGTGCGGTTTGACGTCGGAGAGTGAGTGGCGAAAAAAACTGAGGCACAGGACGGAACCTGGAAGGGCCAACAAGCGGTACGGCCAACGCAGCATCATGAAGTCATTTCTCCTCTCGCGGCTCCTGCCGGCCGCATTGTTATGCTTGGCCGCGGCGGCGCTGGCCCTTGTCATTTTCCGCGGCGGAAGCACGGCCCACGCTCAACCGGCCGGCGATTCACCAACCGTGCCCAGCGCCGCCAACCATTGGCAGCGCCCTGCATCACTGGAGCCGACCCTGTTTGCCGATTGGCCCCGGCCGAAAGTGGCGCTGGTCCTCACCGGCCTCCTCCAAGGATACATCGAACCCTGCGGCTGCTCCGGCAAGGAAAACGAACAGGGCGGGCTCAGCCGGCGAGATCGGCTCCTCACCGATCTGGCCGCCCAAAATTGGACCGTCGTCGCGCTTGATGTCGGCGACCAGGTCCGCCGCTTCGGCCGTCAACAGGAAATCAAATTTCAAGCCGTCGCCGACGCGCTCAAAACCATGGGCTATCGGGCCGTCGGCCTGGGTCCAAACGATCTCCGGCTCTCCGCTACCGAGCTATTGGCCAGTGTCGCCCCGGTCGGAAATCAGCCGTCGCCATTTGTCTCGACCAATGCCGCCCTCTTCGCCTTCGACCCAAAAACATTGCCCCTCGACCAAGTCATCGAAGCCGGCGGTTTGAAAATCGGCGTCCTCAGCGTGCTAGGCGATGAACAGCGCAGCCAAGTCAACAACCAAGACCTCCAATTTCAACCGGCCGATAAAGCCATTGCCGACGGCCTGCCCAAGCTTACGGCGGCCAAGTGCGATTTTCTGGTCTTGCTGGCCAGCGCCACGCAGGACGAATCGATCGCCTTGGCGAAAAAATATCCGCAATTTCAAATCGTGGTTAGCGCCGGCGGCGCAGAAGTCCCCCCCAAACAAGCCACCGTCATCGAAGGCACTGCCACCCGCCTCATCGAACTGGGTTCCAAAGGCATGTACGCCATTGTGCTGGGTCTATACGACAATTCGCCCGACAGCATTCGCTATCAGCGCGTGCCGCTCGATGCCCGCTTCGGCGATTCGGCCCGCATGAAGCGGGTGTTGGCCTCGTATCAAGATCAACTCAAAGACATCGGCCTGGAAGGCTTGGGTCTGAAGCCCGCGGCCTATCCCGGCGGCCGGAAGTTTGTCGGCTCGCAAGCCTGCAGCGAATGCCACACCCAAGCCTACGCCGTCTGGAAAAAAACGCCGCACGCTCAGGCGTTGGAAACGTTGGCGCATTTGGATCCGCCCCGTCAGTCCGATCCGGAATGCCTCAGTTGCCACGTCACCGGCTGGGAACCGCAAAAGTTTTTCCCCTGGGACGGCGGTTATTTAAGCCTCGATAAAACTCCCGCGCTCGCC
This genomic interval carries:
- the proS gene encoding proline--tRNA ligase; the protein is MPKPPKNAISPTREEDYPEWYQQVVRAADLAEISPVRGCMVIKPWGYAIWENIQKALDRMFKETGHQNAYFPLFIPLSFLEKEAAHVEGFAKECAVVTHHRLEVGPKGGLVPTAPLEEPLVVRPTSETIIGAMYAKWVQSYRDLPILINQWANVVRWEMRTRLFLRTAEFLWQEGHTAHATQQEAVEETLKMLDVYATFAQDYMAMPVIRGEKTAGERFPGAVNTYAIEAMMQDRKALQAGTSHFLGQNFSKAQEIKFLSSEGREEFCWTTSWGVSTRLIGGLIMTHADDDGLILPPRLAPAHAVIMPIFRSDEEKTAVINFCRKLESELKAQTYDGEPVRVIMDARDLRGGEKAWQHIKRGVPLRLEIGPRDVAGDAVFLARRDKPGEKGGVPRAEFVANVGKTLTEMQTNLFQRALQYREVNTRKIDHLDEFKAWFTPKNAEQPEIHGGFALCHVCESAEVEKTLADLKVSIRCLPVAGALAGCEPEPGKCIFTGQPSSRRAVLAKAY
- a CDS encoding DUF4416 family protein, with the protein product MGSPVEPAPVLLILAAFSRHEQALVWARETAESHWGSVALTSPAFEFNETDYYTASMGPALKKQFFAFEKMINPERLIDFKLQSNTWEAEYAGLKKHPEPRPLNLDPGYITLAKLVLASTKDHSHRLYLGRGIYAEITLSFRGGGWQASEWTYPDYRRPDFQQFFDDCRGYFKQQLHRQ
- a CDS encoding DUF1573 domain-containing protein translates to MRHWFLIILAVVLGLAFGLGLTVMELGASFTSTVDASLAQQNSPVSPDAPHVVADEEEYKFGSMERESLKTHVFTIRNEGHSPLSLHKGASTCRCTKFELAGETVKPGESTTVTIEWKARDVQPGPFRQSATIETNDPARPELTFTISGDVTNSYRMTPTSLAFSSISAGEPQTAEVHIFSYRPGQLEVVGHEFTETSTADKFEFQAVPMPASVLHDEKDAQSGVVLHITVKPGLPLGAFRQKIQIRLNLAEDPIELPIEGNTISDVVIAGRGWDDDHSLLTLGTVSGREGIKTELFIVAHGTHRKDLHPTIKQVTPDDLKVTLGEPLGGTGDTPMRLPVMLEIPPGSRPALHLGGEEGKLGEVLIGTDLPEAKTIRILVRFDVGE
- a CDS encoding multiheme c-type cytochrome, encoding MKSFLLSRLLPAALLCLAAAALALVIFRGGSTAHAQPAGDSPTVPSAANHWQRPASLEPTLFADWPRPKVALVLTGLLQGYIEPCGCSGKENEQGGLSRRDRLLTDLAAQNWTVVALDVGDQVRRFGRQQEIKFQAVADALKTMGYRAVGLGPNDLRLSATELLASVAPVGNQPSPFVSTNAALFAFDPKTLPLDQVIEAGGLKIGVLSVLGDEQRSQVNNQDLQFQPADKAIADGLPKLTAAKCDFLVLLASATQDESIALAKKYPQFQIVVSAGGAEVPPKQATVIEGTATRLIELGSKGMYAIVLGLYDNSPDSIRYQRVPLDARFGDSARMKRVLASYQDQLKDIGLEGLGLKPAAYPGGRKFVGSQACSECHTQAYAVWKKTPHAQALETLAHLDPPRQSDPECLSCHVTGWEPQKFFPWDGGYLSLDKTPALAGNGCENCHGPASNHVAAETFQIKASEADKERYRAELRLSLKSDADRRKVIDICLKCHDIDNSINFKGGDAFDQYWPKVEHHGKD